The genomic region ctgggtctagagtagcagactctccagcttgtccggacatattgagattaccgctccggcgcgaaccggataagatgGGGTAAAGGATAcgtcaaatcagtgacaagatttccctaaatagtatcatgaccaaatacctgagtggttcttggaaatatgaatctgttaaatacattgacctgataaatggtatgtttatttcagcatgtgaaatatgtgattatataaataggtatatctataaggaaattccaaaaacataagaattgacaaattgaaataaaacacaagcatccgtgtctagaattctttatcaggaatctcttttccaatatcaaacattattttgtttgatcatttacctcgtaactcatacaatgagaaccctttaaagatgggatatcatcgaaagtataaaaatttacaatacacaagtaagaaacatacaaagttgtgctaatacacaagaaaacacatgaaacttaaaatatacgtccacagacgttgaaatatatcacacacgactttccaaggcaagacctttgaaaagtataaattaagcacgatgacaccaatactaattctgtcagtagaaaactactaataaaaaagaagcactttgccacgtgatcctaTAAACGATCTACatttcgctgaggtacgttggaacaagatttcacaatcaTTGGTGCACAGTCTAAACTAAgtcataattattatcactgaaaaaggagtcacaTACCTTTGCAAATTCCCTATTCCATTTCagttcattcgacattccttgataatggcacttaacaacggttatcacacaaAATTCCAGATAAAAGTTCTTATATTCCCTTCGTAGCAATTCcgacttctgcctataataagttgactttcgtgttcttgtaatggtcatcataccataaagaattctttcataatagcaaatagtGATCTATctcgtttcttggtaaatccatacACTATTTGTTGTGCATATGGTTCATatgagttataagaccctaggaaggcttcattccaaattattgttttatccaacctcaaatatcatttcattatacttgatctttgcattaccgcgttttgcaaaatgattactctttgatatttgatcgataaattttttcctttgaaaaactcgatttccTTTTAATGGTATACATGGTTTTGTTGTAACCATGTCAGAACTTTCTTGAACTCATTTTGTTTACaccaaagttcaattgtttgaacttgctcgcattttcgtattcaattcaaaatcccatatgatggattgaagccatcatattcaaaatagtcccaacaagcacttcaattctcttgaaccatagcatgcttgtttagtcttcgaattcatcaaatcatttttttgattacgatcaccttgtggtgacattcttcacaaaatttaaaaattgcgctaatctcgtttaaattatttatttttggtgaatatttgtaataaaatattaataatagtagGTATTAATAGTATTTTTAGGTATTAAGGTTATTATCAAGACAGGTATTGGATAGcgtagccttagttaggcatggactgatcacctatgcttaaacaagacagtactaaccaatatccaacaatgataataactatttaatatatataaattaagtcatcatacttatttagtaaatttcaattatatatatataaatattttatattatatatatagatatatatatactttgtatTGTAAAGAGAAGATATATTTTCATAGAACAAttaaagggacgaataaaattatctaaataattgtctaagtattcatgaacaagacatattataaataaatgttcatcttatagaaatattcttttataaaatatatatattaaaatatcaaatgttatttacacaaaccaatatttaagtatgcttgatattaaaataaacatttattatcttacttttataatttaaaatacctcattataaaatcttatagttaaacacacttgattttaaaaaaaatggtaatcgtaagttctagaatattgggtaaacctatatcattattttgtcacAATTTACCatgggttttgatattttaaacctatctatatttatttattattctactttatgataacataaaaggaaaaggtatttaataaatcaaaatatcacctatccttaaataaaacattttgattaaaatcatctgaatacaattatgtattacgACAAAAATACACTTGTCTtctcatgtattcttacaaatcacccatctcagcacattgattttctcatatcataattcaatatttgacgaatcattttcatgtttccatttcattttgaacctgtcaatcttaagtcttccttaggtaccaatcaaaataagttttcttctgacaaagaaattttattaattccaaaaagttcttcacattcattctaAAAATCTATACATCATATATCTTCTGGCTTAaacataatcaccttggaaactatatcatttcatcggaatgtctcatcttttgaaatatccagattcgcttccttgaaactctcaattTCGAAAAcagtgaatttattcggtcatcattattaaattctttcaatcattacaaacactttgtagcgtccgaatagatttgtagcatgtgctaaaccctattcatacgccattcatttgatttgtcatattcttggtacaattatgtactcagattatgatacactaaactctattgtccagtaccatttaagtaaacgatattgattttcggataatcattaacaaatcattttccatacttccattcacaaatagatatttatcaattcagaacCTTCCTTAATTGATCAAAGAAAAttcatttcggatattgaatccaattgttcctataagtcatttttattttcaaaattcataccCTCAAAATATcctttgattccattccacgatacattgtttctcttaattagaagaagaaacataacccaagaaaatatcataatccaaatctcgaggacgagattgttattaaggtggggaggatgtaacaactgtcactaaaatccataattaggatggtaattagctattaagaaaaccctaattgagaaacccaagtaattctgcactaaccctaaaatttccagaacaatcagaatcaggatcagggcccctaaaactcagggggggataaaccctagccaacgattatcttcataactctctatcaaaatcgaattttataaaactgtcaacacagcaagcctagttacacacgtagctaccctatgaacataggttaccactcgcgtagcgcgacgcccatggggggtacccctcgcgctacgcgacggtgtcaaatttcatgtataaatagaggagtctgggacttgaattctgtctttgaaacgacgtaaaaactcGCTGTGTACGTCAAGTTATAACAGAAACAATACAACAAACACACACGGgtctcgaattgctgccgcaatcaggataataactcgatcgctattacgattcaacgtccgatcgattataactatccaacgatagtccagatgctgctcaattgagcttgtactttgattattcgtcgtgatttcgacttgaatattagagtgctgttcgaattcggactatgctctgttattcgttgtgaatccgattgaattatcgagtattgcactgattaatcgttgtgaaggtttaatctcgtgaactgacgtaattgctgtattagttactaacctgtgtgtgtgcattatgttaaattaggtttaatcaaagctaatcagtaggcttataccttgcccgttaaatctgcaatgtgagtcattcctcttttataaactcttttctcacagtttgtgagccaactgttttacaatactccaaattattttcaaagtgttataattacagggattaagtcgtggttatcttaaccgccggttagtggggtattgtgcacattactaatttctcaccgttaggcaataagccctaacatgggttaggctaataagacctaacagtgacaaaacgtcactaattgggtgactggacccaatagtggtatgaccatcgtcacacgggtggcaagaccagatattaattaagatactgccatagtaatcgctcttatgctgtaatttataactatgtgtcattttatcaaaatgaatgattcactcagtatttcccgctgacaaaaccctttttaaaacacgtttcaggtaattacagtatattggagtaagaattggatccagcactgaaggacttcaagaagtggcttattttattaattaaatcaaattaagaaatatcatttttattaaaagctacctttgtaaaacatggaatttattccatctatttaaataaaatccggtgtttctaaactctgatatttttcctaactcacggtcctgatgaaatttccgctgcaatgttttccaaaaataatcaccggtaccactggactgctcacggcacccgattccgtccagggtgggtcgggggtcgtgacaatatAGGTCACCGGTGCTATCACATCGGAGGAGAGGCTTCCGAGTGTGGAGTTCCTTCACATCAAAACCAAAGGGGTCAAATTCGATGGAAACATTGTTGTCGGTGGTGAAACAACGGACGGAAATTAAATTTTTAACAAGTTTGGGTGAGAAAAGAATATTATTTAGTTTGAAATTAGGAAAAGGGTGTGGTAGGGTATGATTTCCAATAGCATAGACCAGAATTGTTTTGCCATCACCGACGATAATGTTTCGATTATAAACCTTACTAAAACAGGAAGAAAGATTACTAGAGTTGTGAGTCATTATACCTGTGGCACCGGTGTCCATGTACCAATTTTGATCCTGAGGATGGAGCGAGAAGGAGCTAAAAGCTTGGTCTAGTTCCATCGGAGTGTAATTGGTGTCCGAGGCATTATAAGCTTACTGTGGGCGTGGGCCTAAGATACCCTGTTGTGGGCTGGTTGTTGTAGGCCGAGATGGCAGGGCTGTTGGGTACAGGCAGGGCGGTGCGGGCCAGTAGTAAGGAGTTGGGTTGGGCCAGGTTGGTGGTCGGTTTTGGGAGTATGAAGATGGGGCAGTGGACCAGTAGGAGGAAGGCCATGGGGAGTATTGGGTAGTGGCCGGTTGGCGTCCGCGACCTCGGCCACGACCCCGACCACGGGCTGAATTTGGAGCTGTGTGCGGTGAAGGGGAGGGTGCGGTTTGGGTTGGAGTTTGAGCATGTTGGGTATGGGAAGTGTGTAGGGCTGTGGCATTAGAAACCCGGTTAGCCTTAGTCGTTTCCTCTAGAATCAACTGTGACCGGGCTTCATAGAATGTAGGGAATGGTTTGGTATCGGCAATAATGGAaccgaccccccccccccatatgcCTCATTTAACCCGGTGATTAGTTGAATCACAAGAGTATGTTCGGTCACCGGAGAGCCCACATTAGCAAGTTGATCGGATAAAATTTTTACCTCTTGACAATAGGCGGACATGGATGGAAAAGAGTCAAGTTTGACATTTGCAAACTTCCTTTGTAGTAGCACAGCCCGGGTCTCCTGATTATCGTGAAAAATGCTTTTCAAGGCTGTCCAAGCATAACAAGCGGTTGAGTTGGGACGGATGATGGTGCTTAGAAGATAGTGTGAAATGGTGCCATAGATCCATTGAAGGACTATGGCATCAAGGCGATCCCACACGTCATCGGTTTTGGAGTCCGATGATTTTTCTTTGTCCGTGTCTTTGGCGGCAGCGGAGGATGTTTCGATTTGGCAAGGTGAAAGATGGTCGAGAACTTGATAGGCTCGACAATGGAGTTTGAAGAGTTCCGCCCATGAGGCGTATTCACTTGTTTCCATCTTGAGAGTAATGGGGATGAATGTTTTGATATTGGAAACAGTTATAGCGGGGTGGTTTTTAGGATCATTGAAAAGAAGGGAATGGTAGACCAAGAAAGAAGTTAGCTGTTGTGAGAGGAAGGGAAGGGGTTGGCAGGATCGAATGAGTTAGAGGGCTGATACCATGATAGTTTGGTAAATAATTGCCTTGCCCTTTCTCTATTCAGCTTCACAATATATAAGATATTACAACATCAATTTAGCCTCAATCAAAGCTCACAGAATTGCCTAACCGATGCTAATAATCTGCACAATTATAATACAAACATTGACTTTCTAAATATACTAATACTCATCACTTGCCATCACAGACTATAACCACCTTTAAATTCGAATTGGGGGTTATACCGAATCTGCATACCTAGCAAACCATAGAGAGTCGTCATTAATTTTACTATTTCCAAGAGCCAAATTTGTCGGCAAGTATTTGTTTggataaaaaaaaacttattttcaCTGTTGTATTATTCCATTCCGGCATTGCTTGCCAATTCGACCAGCCAAATGTTTTGCAATAAGTGACCATTTCTTACAGCCATGCTTTTCAACCAACTCTTTAATACGATCATCTGAACAGAGATTTACATATAAAATTAATAACTATTTTGTTAAACATGACAAACACAGCAAAATAATACAACTTAATGAATCTTCTAGAAATATAATCCAAAAGATACCTCTTTGGTCCAAGGTCCTTTAACTAGTTCATGGTTAAGAACTTTCTGCCAACGATGCACGCATTGAATATCTGATCGTCCTGGGATAGATTCAGCTTCACAAgccaaagaaaaaaaaacataaaattagATGAAATTATAAAGAGTATCAAATTGGTAATACTTTGTTGAATTGCTATTATAAAAGTTGTATGTCGTGCttctgatcaagagaagaaaaAGAAGGAGGTCAATAAGAATAGTCAAGTATCCCTTGCCAACTTGATTGCAAGCTTGCCTATTTTCTTCCAGTTCCTCATCACCTGCAATCACACCTTTAAATTCGAATTGGGGGTTAAGAAGATTAATTGTACTATTTGGTTGCAAACCTGTGCTATTACTAGAGATCCTAAAGCTTGAGCCAGTGAAGATGTTACTTCACCCCCAGTTCCGGAACGACAATATTGAATCGCAGCTGTTGCAGATCCGGTATAACCCCCAATTCAAATTTAAAGGTGGTTACAGTCTGTGATGGCAGGTGATGAAGAAGGTGGCACATGGTAATCGCGGCGGTTAGTGGCAGGTGGTGAAGGCGGCAGTtgatggaggtggaggtggaggtagGGTGGGGTGGGTGGTGGCAGGTTGTGATAGAGGTGGTGATGGGTGGAAGAGACCAAATTTGAAtcgacaaaaatgccctcatatgcaaagcacatgaccaaatttaactgaaaaaactaactgggttaggcctaaaggacaaaccgtgcatgatttgaaaacataaagtacaaaactcgtcaattttgaataTAAAGGACAACGTCTGAAaatgagtataaagataaaggacaatccttgaaattcactttattttaaatgtaaattagaattagatattaattattataattattaatgAGTTAAAGATGAAATTGTCATGTGACATTAATTGGAAATAAGTTAGAGGAGAGAATACCATTTGACAGTAAATGTAATCCTTTATTAGTATTAGATGCTATAAGCGGCCCTAAACGacttaaaaactaataaaaactatacaaaaatacATATGAAGATAAGATGTGCTTGCAACACATAATGGCTCTTGAAGATCTAAACAGAGCTGATGTTGTTCTTGTAGAAAACTGATCTGATTCAGAGTAAGTTAATGTATCCTGTTACAACAATGTGAACATCAAACCATGGTTAATgtgtattttgtttttttattttattaggaGGTACGGGTTTGTGCTCTGTATTGTGTTGTTGTCGATGGCAGCATGGATGAAAATATTTGAGTAACAATTTGGGTGACTTTCAACTCATTGTAAATTTGAGCCAATTCGACTCGTTAGGATAAATTATTTGCCAAGTCGACTCGTTTTCAATTCGACTCGTTAGGATAAATTATTTGCCAAAAGCATGAACATGGTTTTGATTTTCATATTTGCCCAGTTTACAAAATGGGTTAACAGAACAAATCAGTCGTTGACTATTGACTCTTAACATTGAACTTCCATACTTGgtaaaagtgtaaaatacaatatgtATGATGAACTTCACACCATTGTTATAAAACCATCAACAATCATTCAACCCCCAAtcattcatcttcttcaattcaaATATGAAATCCACCTCCTTTGTTTGTCGCCATTTGGGGAGTGACTGGAATAGGGGTGGGAAGTGATTGGAGTTGATTGGGATTATGATCGGAAAATGGATCGAGGATCGTGTGAGTTAAGGGTTTTAaaaaattgtgtgtgtgtgtgggggggggggggtttgaaCAATGTTGTGGGTTTTCAGTATGGTGTTGAAGAGGAATTAATACATATACCCTCACATGTTTGGTATGTGGGGAGATTTAACTGTTAAAACAAACCAAGTTAGTGACAAAGGATTAAATaggtaataaaaaaataaatgtaaaGGATGTATTCGGCAagttttaaagataaaggacaaaacataTAACTTTTTACAAATGTAAAGGACGTTTTCTGCAATATACTTTTCTTTTTAACACAGgttgtttcattttttttttctcttttaagAATTTAATTCACATATATTGTATACTCTCTTAAAAGAGAAAGTCGGTGGCTTTTGCCACCGACGTTTTCTCCGTTTTGTCTTACATACATGTGCTAAAAAGGTGACTTAATCCATTCGTCTTATATACATGTGCTAAAAAGGTGACTTAATCCATTCATTTATACCATGTTTTGTCCTTATCTTCTTTGTAAGAAAATTGTGAAGACCAAAAAgcaaaaatgtcacacccccaaaatccacacgcggagtaccaccgcttggaggcgtgacatgaccaggatcttaaccaccaatcatattgaacatgtaatatagttaagtatagcggaagcatttaagtaaacccaaacataaatattaatgtatgaatcatcataagtgttcaaatagcattcatgatcctttgcccacaacgacctgctcctccctgtgcaagctccataatgtacctaaggtcctgcaaggcatgcagcagagagtcaacaactagttgagcgagttcatagaaagtaagttcagtaatagaaatggtatagcaagcattgcgttcgttcatctaatcatgtatcgtattagttcgttcattgctcatgtatagtattggtttccatcgcgggccctttcggcatgtatgcgaagatttgggttaatactcccaaatatcctagactatgtatatttgtatcgctggccaccctggcatgtgtgcgaagttctaatatgtatagttcgcagccttcccgaggcatgtgtgcgaagatcagtcataattatcgcagccaacccttggcgtgtgtgcgaagatctgttcatgtaggtatactagtctagccgtatcttatccttcaccatcctcaccctgaggactcgtatcattaagttccattaactaagtatgtacgtataattcattcaatcccattcccaccctgggaaccccatgccttggctgtgtgaactcaccttgggtttgctcggcagatacacaagagagggtttcttgaactaacagtgatcaatcacgtcctaacagggttatcacactAGTCAGGTTTTGCGTTCAAGTATTGCACGCATGAACCACATAAGTTAACATGTTAAAAGCACGTGTAGGTCATGGCAACACTTATTGCACGACATCAGTCAATTAGTATAATAGAATCATACATTGTGCGATTTAACAATTGGGCCCACTAACCTAAACAAATCCAATAACAAATCTCGGCCCAAACCGATCGCACATAAGGGCCTTGTGCAATCTGATTAATTCAGCCCGACAATAATACCCAGCCCAAATATAACATACGGCCCAAAAACAAGCGaacaacatcttgtgcgattcatacaatcttgtgcgactggggtTACATTGTGCGATCAGGTTCCTTTGTGCGACTGGTAACCCTTGTGCGAGTGAACTGGGTTGTGCGACTAGACCAGCCCAACATGTCCATCGGCCCAACAGTTAGACTAACCCAATAACCTTGTGCGACCAAGACATCTTGTGGCGGCCGGATGTCTTGTGTGATTGGGTCAGCTTGTGCGAAtgggcctcttgtgcgaccaagagaCCTTGTACGGTTGGACTTGAGCATCCGAATTTATGCCAAACAGTTGGATAGTCTCCATATTTCAAGCAATATTGTTACAAGCATTTAACAGTTTCCAAGTTTACCAAATAAATCAACAACCAAACAGTTTCAATCATGGCCATATTTCGATCAAAACAAGCATCCATTCATTAATCCATAAGAACCCTAATCTAACATATGAACCATATTCATACGATTTAACATCATACAACATCATCATCGAGCAACATTCAAACTATCATTCAAACAATCCGAACCTATGATATAGTGGCCGATTTACATCTATTATGCCTTAGATTATTTCATGCAATCCGATTTATTAACATTTTCACATAACCCGATTACATAATAATTATATCATCATTCCAGATCCTAGCACATGATTATCCATCCATATAATTCACATCTCATCCGATTACAATCATTCGGTAAACAATCAATTAGCATGAATACTAGCAATACCACATGAACCATacataaacacaatcaaagatatactaaccgaattagagaagAAGCAATGGTGATCCGAGTATGGAATgatcttgccgtcgggttccaagcaaccgagagagagaaagagtctagggtttttgtgtgttttatgtTTTGTAACGAATGAGGTGAAATCCCCTCATGTGTGTATGTTTGTACGTGCAAAAGAAAAGCAATGGGCCGGCCCCTACTTGGGCAGCCCTTGAAGTCCGAACACAAGTAAAACGGCCCAAAGGCTTAGGCTTATGCGAGGGTgagtgttgtgcgatcgggtttgATGTGTGGTTCGGGTTATTGACATACATACAATATACACAATGCACATAACACATCATTCATTCAATTATACAATCAAGTCCACATAAGTACGTAACATCGtaacattcattaactcaaagtgtcatataggtacgtaacgttacatcaaagtaagtctaaagttcgagttgtcacattatccccaactaattggaaatttcgtcccgaaatttggtatgcactcactgaggaagctaggtaaactgtattgttcactgattttcctggggtgtcacatcctccccccgttgatctggaatttcgtcccgaaattccgaagtagtagcttcagcctcagcagtggttgtactgttcgcgaacaattgggggtacttttctgtcatcctgtcttcgcgttcccaggtgtactctgggccacgtttggagttccaacgtactcgaacaagagggattctcttgtttttgaggaccttcacatcccggtccgtgatttcaactggttcctcgacgaactgcaaccgctcgtcgatagtgagttctttgaaaggaataataagggtttcatctgataggcacttctttaggttcgacacatgaaatacattgtgaactgccccgagttcagctggtaggttcaacttgtaggctactttgccgattttctcaataatttcgaacggtccaacgtaccgcggatttagtttgccccgtttgccaaaacgaaccacacccttccagggtgagactttaagtaaaacccggtccccgacctgaaattccaaaggctttctacgcttaccCGCGTAGGCTTTccgacggtcgcgtgctgccgtcatgcgtagtcgtatctgtgcaatcttttccgtggcgtccactacaatctctggacccgtgatctgactatcccccacctctgcccaacagagaggtgacaggcatttacgcccgtacaatgcctcaaatggagcggcttgaatgctggtgtgataactattattatacgagaactccaccaaagggagatgcttctcccagccattgccgaaatcgataacgcatgcccgaagcatgtcttcaagagtttggatcgttcgctcagactgtccatccgtctgaggatgatatgctgtgctcatgtctagtcgtgagccgaaagatttgtgcatcgcttgccaaagttctgacgtgaatcgtgcatcgcgatccgaaatgatggagatgggcaccccgtgcctcgaaacaacttctttaagataaacgtctgcgagagtggagaacttatccgtttcctttataggtaggaagtgtgcagacttggtgagtcgatccacgatcacccatatggtatcattcccccgctgggatttaggtaggcctgtaacaaaatccatggaaatttcttcccatttccattgaggtatcttaggctgctgaagtaggccagctggtttctgatattcaaccttgactctcgcacaggtcaagcattttccaacatatgtagcgatgtgggccttcatactaggccaccaataagtagtgctgatgtcgtggtacattttgtccgaccctggatgtaccgagtagcgagacttgtgtgcttcgtccatcacaagttcgcgtaggccgccataaagtgggacccaaatacgccccgttacataataggcgccgtctgccttctgttctaac from Helianthus annuus cultivar XRQ/B chromosome 10, HanXRQr2.0-SUNRISE, whole genome shotgun sequence harbors:
- the LOC110882269 gene encoding uncharacterized protein LOC110882269, whose translation is METSEYASWAELFKLHCRAYQVLDHLSPCQIETSSAAAKDTDKEKSSDSKTDDVWDRLDAIVLQWIYGTISHYLLSTIIRPNSTACYAWTALKSIFHDNQETRAVLLQRKFANVKLDSFPSMSAYCQEVKILSDQLANVGSPVTEHTLVIQLITGLNEAYGGGGSVPLLPIPNHSLHSMKPGHS